Proteins from one Podospora pseudocomata strain CBS 415.72m chromosome 4, whole genome shotgun sequence genomic window:
- a CDS encoding hypothetical protein (COG:S; EggNog:ENOG503NZA3) — MPLFTLSTSKKNACTLFDIRLENDFIVFRGNDHEASGQLLKGTVVLCLSAPLKVETINLKLTGTIHYGWTDPRVTATGINHHRIDKTVNFYEHRWRPFAGVGASNHIPTGDTHHSRGTTLGPGNYEWPFQVMLPGNTTESVEGLREASITYRLKASVVRGKFASDLSAYKRLRIIRTLESSALEFLHAMSVENIWPNKIDYSILIPQKAVVFGTCIPLETRFTPLLKGLELGDMTVKLVEVHDIVLHSTRSSGASSVKEYRKEREIETWRLPITREEHWQDMINDSGQEGWVLNTSLNLPKKLSKCLQDVNTKGIKVRHKLKLVVALKNPDGHISELRATLPVTIFISPNMPLDEDGNLVRQVPVGTPSLQVAAIAPPGYGEHVLDQLYEDMDPTGLQTPAGGLSAVNSPIYGRSRASSVENLNALYHGASSPVNGVPFSANQLTARLQTQLNQHNRNQSWPTMRAAESARHMPSYASELDTEDARTDEQSAPPSLPLTRHNSDDDESALQHLDYAELEELSKVPSYQTAVKTPVRPLAYNVLPDYETATSVPSTPQPGSPERSPPLRASELTRSDNSFLGSIAEVPQESSTQDDDMNPQSRPGTRRTSPIRWRQLSVGLYPHHSLHGEGDEHRRLHLLRAQRGLA; from the exons ATGCCTCTATTCACCCTTTCCACATCCAAGAAGAATGCCTGTACGCTGTTCGACATCAG GCTCGAGAACGACTTTATTGTCTTTCGCGGTAACGATCATGAAGCCTCTGGCCAACTGCTCAAAGGAACAGTCGTGCTTTGCTTGTCTGCGCCATTAAAGGTCGAGACGATCAACTTGAAATTGACCGGCACAATCCACTATGG TTGGACCGATCCCAGAGTAACCGCGACAGGAATTAACCATCACAGAATCGATAAGACTGTGAACTTCTACGAGCACCGATGGCGACCATTTGCTGGAGTCGGCGCTTCCAACCATATTCCGACTGGCGACACACATCATTCGAGGGGCACCACGCTAGGCCCTGGCAATTACGAATGGCCCTTTCAAGTCATGCTCCCTGGTAATACCACGGAGAGTGTGGAGGGCTTGCGTGAGGCCAGCATCACTTACAGACTGAAGGCATCAGTAGTGCGGGGCAAGTTTGCATCCGATTTGAGCGCTTACAAACGGCTACGCATCATCCGAACCCTCGAATCCTCCGCCCTCGAGTTTCTACATGCGATGAGTGTGGAAAATATCTGGCCCAACAAGATAGATTACTCGATTCTGATCCCTCAGAAGGCGGTGGTCTTCGGCACATGCATCCCTCTAGAGACGAGATTTACCCCATTATTGAAGGGACTGGAGTTAGGCGACATGACCGTGAAGCTGGTCGAGGTCCATGACATTGTGCTTCACTCGACTAGGTCGTCGGGTGCCTCTTCGGTTAAGGAATACcggaaagaaagagaaatCGAGACATGGCGACTTCCCATCACGCGCGAGGAGCATTGGCAGGACATGATCAACGATAGCGGGCAGGAGGGCTGGGTTCTCAACACTTCGCTTAACCTGCCGAAGAAACTTTCGAAATGCTTGCAGGATGTCAACACCAAGGGCATCAAAGTTCGACACAAGCTGAAGTTGGTTGTGGCTTTGAAGAATCCCGACGGTCACATTTCGGAGCTTAGGGCGACGCTGCCGGTAACCATTTTCATATCGCCAAATATGCCACTGGACGAGGACGGGAATCTGGTGCGACAAGTACCGGTCGGAACACCGTCCCTGCAAGTAGCCGCGATAGCACCACCAGGCTACGGCGAGCATGTTCTTGACCAGCTGTACGAGGATATGGATCCAACCGGGCTACAAACACCAGCTGGTGGCCTGTCGGCTGTTAATAGCCCAATCTATGGAAGGTCGCGCGCCAGCTCCGTGGAGAATCTGAATGCACTCTATCATGGTGCCAGCAGTCCCGTTAATGGTGTGCCATTCAGTGCCAACCAGCTCACTGCTAGGTTGCAGACTCAGCTTAATCAGCACAATCGTAATCAGTCATGGCCCACGATGCGGGCTGCGGAATCGGCACGCCACATGCCCAGCTACGCATCAGAACTTGATACCGAGGATGCCCGTACTGATGAGCAGTCGGCGCCGCCGTCATTACCGCTTACTCGGCACAAcagtgacgacgacgaatcTGCATTGCAGCACCTCGACTATGCagagcttgaggagctcaGCAAGGTTCCTAGTTACCAGACAGCCGTCAAGACACCAGTCCGGCCGCTGGCGTACAATGTTCTCCCAGACTACGAAACGGCGACGAGCGTACCGAGCACACCTCAACCAGGTTCGCCGGAACGATCGCCGCCGTTGAGAGCTAGTGAACTCACCCGGTCAGACAACTCGTTCCTGGGAAGCATCGCCGAGGTCCCTCAAGAGTCGTCGACTCAGGATGACGACATGAACCCGCAGAGTCGGCCTGGGACACGCAGAACATCACCCATCCGCTGGCGGCAATTGTCGGTGGGATTGTACCCACACCACTCGCTGCAcggggagggcgatgagCACCGACGGCTTCACCTTCTCCGTGCCCAACGTGGCTTGGCCTAG
- a CDS encoding hypothetical protein (EggNog:ENOG503NV8W; COG:S), whose protein sequence is MHFKRLSRGHSLRKPETSATASSASAQQQPDKLQTTTAPAESSVIREEPATMSTVTSPVEPSRQSTLASNLSDEAVPEHDPNTTAGLLAQRLQAWKHAVGYLEEYVEAVEKVHKNSSKEYERVLKTISKPLREGEHFDQSLGGVAGFFENMRVNTQALINTNAETEKSIKGSVLPVLERLHKEIKHKAKELAHGAEKGAKEVEKARNTTQKHIELLGQHTAAFESSGAKHHPNDDPYVIQRGVLHRLNKQVQEENNQRNDLIAVQANFQEFEAHVIGTVQQAMEAFNSFVGGQALKVQALYADMLGSAQRIPPDFEWKGFVKRSGDKLVDPAEGPRTVEAIQFPNQNHASTKALIEGSLERKSRNKLSWGYSTGYYVVTPAKFLHEFKDDDNYRKDPTPELSIYLPDAIIGLPAGEKFNVKGKDKSGGLGGKLSGSSELSFKAHSPAEAMKWFEVIKKVAGATPGSPTVPSPAEEVKVNPVEAAAAPATQGVTGAEEKPKPVVAVPEVSTSAAADAKAQEAGVAPAAAAPAAAPAAADEKAAVKA, encoded by the exons ATGCATTTCAAGCGGCTTTCGAGAGGACATTCTCTCCGCAAACCAGAGACGTCCGCCACtgcctcttccgcctccgctcagcagcaaccggACAAGTTACAGACTACCACAGCACCAGCAGAGAGTAGTGTTATTCGGGAAGAACCAGCGACAATGTCCACTGTTACTTCGCCTGTTGAGCCCTCGAGGCAGAGCACGCTTGCGAGCAACCTTAGTGACGAGGCTGTTCCTGAGCACGATCCCAACACC ACGGCCGGCCTCCTTGCGCAGAGGTTGCAGGCATGGAAGCATGCTGTCGGTTACCTCGAGGAGTACGTCGAGGCGGTCGAGAAGGTGCACAAGAACTCGTCCAAGGAGTATGAGAGGGTTTTGAAG acCATCTCCAAACCCCTCCGCGAAGGCGAGCACTTTGATCAATCACTCGGCGGCGTCGCCGGCTTCTTTGAAAACATGCGCGTCAACACCCAAGCCCtgatcaacaccaacgccgaGACGGAGAAATCCATCAAGGGCTCCGTCCTGCCCGTGCTCGAGCGCCTCCACAAGGAAATCAAgcacaaggccaaggagctcgCCCACGGCGCGGAAAAGGGCGCCAAGGAAGTCGAAAAGGCGCGCAACACGACCCAGAAGCACATTGAGCTCCTGGGCCAGCACACGGCTGCTTTTGAGTCTAGCGGGGCCAAGCACCACCCTAACGACGACCCGTATGTCATCCAACGGGGCGTGCTGCACAGGCTGAACAAGCAGGTCCAGGAGGAGAACAATCAGCGTAACGATCTGATTGCTGTGCAGGCGAACTTTCAGGAGTTTGAGGCGCACGTCATCGGGACGGTGCAGCAGGCCATGGAGGCGTTTAACAGCTTTGTTGGGGGGCAGGCGCTAAAAGTGCAAGCGCTGTATGCGGACATGCTTGGTTCTGCCCAGAGGATCCCGCCCGATTTTGAGTGGAAGGGGTTTGTCAAGAGGTCGGGGGATAAGCTGGTTGATCCGGCGGAGGGGCCTAGGACAGTGGAGGCGATTCAGTTCCCGAATCAGAATCATGCTTCGACCAAGGCGCTGATTGAGGGAAGCTTGGAAAGGAAGAGTAGGAATAAGCTCAGCTGGGGGTATTCGACGGGTTACTATGTGGTTACCCCGGCCAAGTTCTTGCACGAGTTCAAAGATGATGATAACTACAGGAAGGACCCGACGCCGGAGTTGAGTATTTACTTGCCGGATGCGATTATTGGTTTGCCGGCCGGGGAGAAGTTTAACGTCAAAGGGAAGGACAAgagtggtgggttggggggcaaGTTGTCGGGGAGCAGCGAGTTGAGCTTCAAGGCGCACAGTCCGGCCGAGGCGATGAAGTGGTTTGAGGTTATCAAGAAGGTGGCGGGGGCTACGCCGGGGAGCCCGACGGTGCCGAGTCCGGCGGAAGAGGTGAAGGTCAATCCGGTCGAGGCGGCGGCTGCGCCCGCGACGCAGGGGGTTACTGGtgcggaggagaagccgaAACCGGTTGTGGCTGTTCCCGAGGTGAGcacctcggcggcggcggatgcTAAGGCTCAGGAGGCGGGGGTtgcgcctgctgctgctgctcctgctgctgcacctGCGGCGGCGGATGAGAAGGCTGCCGTGAAGGCTTAG
- a CDS encoding hypothetical protein (EggNog:ENOG503NVMB; COG:S) → MFSLSVLPPPPRYPSQPGGGYNGISATGGVLPMIETNNILTTPTGPEYQFLVGEGLYVLKEDLHLATPPPHPSEAPIQNPNPLSTAPQPATAGTQLSLINIDVGPLPPSFYRSNSRSDGVSSSIQEHPDERSQSSTEVRESTSDGGRLNSSDGGGGHFASHAPPFGEGNTLLTPTPTKDSNKRRKPKNNMTKSNSSFISRVINHETLSKKLQERARDGMFAFANVNRAFQWLDLSSPTKAEYLTKILFTKAHCLSHDVNRVTKSAAHVDVVMGFSTGEIIWWEPISQRYTRLNKNGIINSTPVSCIAWIPNSENLFLAAHMDGTLIVYDKEKEDAIFSPEDEGTPLSSPSTAVRSSSDAPPLPRPTSSTSSSNNKTTTSSAIHKIHIQKSVHSKNQKVNPVSVWKLSNQRINAFAFSPDNRHLAVVSEDGSLRIIDYLSETLLDLFYSYYGGLTCVTWSPDGRYVLTGGQDDLVSIWSPGVDGTTQGHLVARCQGHHSWVTGVKFDLWRCDLDETTTGAGRNYRFGSVGEDGRVCLWDFSLGMLIRPRVGSTTHGVVGGRPLGEGSSRGRSNSGLSGGETVREGDRGKGGGLRKGEVRPRAVEPRASTAVLPPVLSKIIDDDPLCWLEFTRDAIITSCKSGHIRTWSRPAELTPLGEQENKVE, encoded by the exons ATGTTTTCCCTCAGTGtcctcccgcccccaccaAGATATCCCTCTCAGCCAGGAGGGGGATACAATGGCATCTCGGCAACTGGCGGCGTCTTACCAATGATTGAGACGAACAATATTCTCACCACCCCGACGGGGCCCGAATATCAGTTTCTCGTCGGCGAGGGTCTCTACGTCTTGAAAGAGGACCTGCATCTCGCGACACCGCCACCGCATCCATCCGAGGCTCCCATTCAGAACCCGAATCCCCTCTCGACGGCACCTCAGCCTGCCACAGCCGGGACCCAGctctccctcatcaacatcgacGTCGGCCCGCTACCGCCTTCCTTTTACCGGTCCAACTCCCGTTCCGACGGCGTCTCAAGCAGCATCCAAGAGCACCCCGACGAGCGAAGCCAGTCCTCCACCGAAGTGCGCGAGAGCACCAGCGACGGAGGCCGTCTCAACTCTAGCGATGGCGGAGGCGGTCACTTTGCCTCCCACGCTCCCCCCTTTGGCGAgggcaacaccctcctcacccctaCCCCAACCAAAGACTCCAACAAGCGCAGGAAACCAAAGAACAACATGACGAAAAGCAACTCGTCGTTCATCTCGAGGGTGATCAACCACGAGACCCTGAGCAAGAAGCTCCAGGAGAGAGCCAGGGACGGGATGTTTGCCTTTGCCAATGTGAATAGGGCTTTTCAGTGGCTGGACTTGTCGTCCCCGACCAAGGCGGAGTATCTGACCAAGATTTTGTTTACAAAGGCGCATTGCTTGTCTCATGATGTGAACAGGGTGACCAAGAGCGCAGCGCatgttgatgtggtgatggggttttCAACGGGGGAGATTATTTGGTGGGAGCCCATCTCTCAGCGGTATACGAGGTTGAACAAAAAC GGGATAATCAACTCGACCCCCGTCTCCTGCATAGCCTGGATTCCCAATTCGGAGAACTTGTTTCTGGCAGCTCACATGGACGGCACCCTCATCGTTTACgacaaggaaaaagaagacgccatcttctcccccgaaGATGAGGGcacccctctctcctcacCTTCAACGGCCGTCCGATCAAGCAGCGATGCTCCTCCCTTGCCCCggcccacctcctcaacctcgtcatcaaacaacaagaccaccaccagcagcgctATTCACAAAATCCACATCCAAAAGTCTGTGCATtccaaaaaccaaaaagtGAACCCGGTGAGCGTCTGGAAACTTTCCAACCAGCGCATCAACGCCTTTGCCTTCAGTCCAGACAACCGCCACCTGGCGGTAGTATCAGAAGATGGCTCCCTCCGGATAATTGATTATCTGTCCGAAACACTGCTGGACCTGTTTTACTCGTACTATGGTGGTCTGACGTGTGTGACGTGGAGCCCGGACGGGAGGTATGTGCTCACGGGGGGGCAGGACGATTTGGTGAGCATCTGGTCTCCTGGTGTGGACGGGACGACGCAAGGGCATTTGGTGGCAAGGTGTCAGGGGCATCACAGCTGGGTGACGGGGGTGAAGTTTGATTTGTGGAGGTGCGATCTTGACgagacgacgacgggggcggggaggaatTACAGGTTTGGGAgtgtgggggaggatgggagggtttGCTTGTGGGATTTTAGCTTGGGGATGTTGATTCGGCCTAGGGTGGGGAGCACGACGcatggggttgttggggggaggcCGCTGGGGGAGGGTAGTAGTAGGGGGAGGAGTAATTCGGGGTTGTCGGGGGGGGAGACGgttagggaggggg atagggggaagggcggggggttgaggaagggggaggtgaggccTAGGGCGGTTGAGCCGAGGGCTAGTACGGCGGTTTTGCCGCCTGTTTTG AGCAAAATTATTGATGACGATCCGCTTTGCTGGTTGGAGTTTACGAGGGATGCGATTATCACCAGCTGCAAGTCCGGGCATATCAGGACCTGGAGTAGGCCGGCCGAGTTGACGCCTTtgggggagcaggagaacaAGGTTGAGTGA
- the ABD1 gene encoding mRNA cap guanine-N7 methyltransferase (COG:A; EggNog:ENOG503NTXE; BUSCO:EOG09262QTY), producing the protein MADNDQSDLPQPFNARNLVTAKKRQRSTSPGNGSGSGTPSGEAPKKQLKRPGQRARIDDAAREQARQRALERQRQLQAQEAAGAAANTPNSYGPSGSSSGSFPSNHNSRGNINDVVRAHYNAVPERGRDWRKTDSRIKGLRSFNNWVKSCIIQKFAPDEDHSPGARERGQTSNNRLLVLDIGCGKGGDLGKWQQAPQTVELYVGLDPADVSIEQARDRYRSMNRPGGGHRGGRGGHRGRPPPRIFEARFHAKDCFAETIGDIDIIRQVGFNNNNVSDNKGFDVVSMMFCMHYAFETEQKARQMLKNVAGALKKGGRLIGCIPNSDVISAKVVEFNKKQEEKKRRKAEKETERARAKEDGEADDEDPNKEDGELDSDEGEAEETAAWGNDIYRVRFPGPTPADGIFRPPFGWKYNFFLHEAVEEVPEYVVPWEAFRALAEDYNLELQYHKPFADVWEMEKDDRELGPLSERMGVRERHGGKLLVSPEEMEAASFYVAFCFYRV; encoded by the coding sequence ATGGCTGACAACGACCAAtccgacctcccccaacccttcAACGCTCGCAACCTCGTCACCGCCAAAAAGCGCCAACGTTCTACATCCCCAGGCaacggctccggctccggtACCCCCTCCGGCGAAGCCCCCAAAAAACAACTCAAACGCCCCGGCCAACGCGCCCGCATTGACGATGCCGCCCGTGAACAAGCCCGCCAGCGCGCCCTAGAGCGCCAGCGTCAactccaagcccaagaagccgccggcgccgcagCGAACACTCCCAACTCCTATGGCCCCTCCGGCAGCAGTAGTGGCTCTTTCCCATCCAACCACAACTCCCGcggcaacatcaacgacGTCGTCCGCGCCCACTACAACGCCGTCCCAGAGCGTGGTCGCGACTGGAGAAAAACCGACAGCAGGATCAAAGGCCTGAGATCGTTCAACAACTGGGTCAAGAGCTGCATCATTCAGAAATTTGCGCCAGACGAAGATCACTCCCCTGGCGCCAGGGAAAGAGGCCAGACCTCCAATAACCGGCTTTTGGTTCTTGACATTGGCTgcggaaaggggggtgattTGGGGAAATGGCAGCAGGCTCCCCAGACGGTTGAACTCTACGTCGGTCTCGACCCGGCAGATGTCTCCATCGAGCAAGCCCGCGACCGCTACAGAAGCATGAACCGACCTGGCGGTGGTCaccggggagggagaggtggacaTAGGGGTCGCCCTCCACCCCGGATCTTCGAGGCGAGGTTCCATGCGAAGGATTGTTTTGCCGAGACGATAGGGGATATTGACATTATTCGCCAGGTTGGGTTCAACAATAACAACGTCAGCGACAACAAAGGGTTTGATGTGGTGAGCATGATGTTCTGCATGCATTACGCGTTTGAGACGGAGCAAAAGGCGAGGCAGATGCTGAAGAATGTGGCGGGGGCGttgaagaaaggggggaggttgattgGGTGCATCCCAAACTCGGATGTCATTTCAGCAAAAGTGGTGGAGTTTAAtaagaagcaggaggagaagaagaggcgaaAGGCTGAAAAGGAGACGGAAAGGGCCAGGGCGAAGGAAGATGGCGAAGCGGATGACGAGGACCCTAATAAGGAAGACGGGGAGCTGGATTCtgatgagggagaggcggaggagactGCTGCTTGGGGGAATGATATCTACCGAGTGAGATTCCCCGGTCCTACGCCAGCGGACGGGATCTTTAGACCGCCGTTTGGGTGGAAGTATAACTTTTTCTTGCATGAggcagtggaggaggtgccggAGTATGTCGTTCCGTGGGAGGCCTTTCGCGCGTTGGCTGAGGATTACAACCTGGAGCTGCAGTATCACAAGCCGTTTGCGGATgtgtgggagatggagaaggatgatAGGGAGTTGGGGCCGTTGAGcgagaggatgggggttaGGGAGAGGCATGGGGGGAAACTGCTTGTTAGTccggaggagatggaggcggcGAGCTTTTATGTCGCTTTTTGTTTTTATCGGGTTTAA
- the GEM1 gene encoding ERMES complex Ca(2+)-binding regulatory GTPase gem1 (BUSCO:EOG0926133I; COG:V; EggNog:ENOG503NUWP), which yields MATAVRICICGDEGTGKSSLIATFVKDTFVSNKIQAVLPQITIPPTPGHENVTTTLVDTSARPQDRTTLRREIRKCTVIMLVYSDHYSYERVALFWMPYFRSLGVNVPVVLCANKSDLTGDGNTAQVLEEEMLPVMAEFREIDSCIRTSAKEGRNVVEVFWLCQKAVTHPIAPLYDHKESQLKPACVDALRRVFYLCDRDQDGYLNDKEMHDFQAKSFDKPLLPGELENIKAVVSKAVPTCDISKGLDLQCFLQLNKLYAEKGRHETIWIILRKHHYTDSLSLEDGFLQPKLDVPEYASTELSPAGYRFFMDLFLIFDKDNDGGLNDQELAALFAPTPGLPPSWVETSFPSSTVRNEAGHITLQGWLAQWSMTTFLEPKTTLEYLAYLGFEGPNARDSTTAALKITKPRKRRRRPGRVDRNVVLCYILGSSASGKSTLLNAFLNRPFDALYHPTIKPRRAVNSVELGGGKQCYLILEELGELEPAILENQAKLDACDLICYAYDSSDPESFSHIVELRKRYPQLDELPAIYTALKADCDKTTQRSELQPDAYTAALNMSAPLHVSVTWHSISELFVALAEAATNPSTAFPKTEEAPDRTSLYMALGATTCAALAAFMIWRRSTSSV from the exons ATGGCGACCG CAGTTCGAATTTGTATATGCGGCGACGAAGGGACGGGCAAGTCAAGTCTTATCGCTACCTTCGTCAAGGATACCTTCGTCTCCAACAAAATACAAGCCGTCCTGCCCCAGATTACCATCCCTCCAACGCCCGGCCACGAGaatgtcaccaccaccctcgtcgATACCTCAGCACGACCCCAAGACCGAACCACACTCCGGAGAGAGATCCGAAAATGCACCGTGATCATGCTGGTCTACTCGGACCACTACAGCTACGAACGTGTTGCCCTCTTCTGGATGCCTTACTTTCGCTCCCTCGGCGTCAACGTCCCCGTCGTTTTATGTGCCAACAAGTCAGATCTTACCGGTGATGGGAACACAGCGCAGGTGCTTGAGGAGGAAATGCTACCAGTCATGGCCGAGTTTAGGGAGATCGATTCTTGCATACGTACAAGCGCAAAGGAGGGACGAAACGTAGTTGAGGTCTTTTGGTTATGTCAGAAGGCCGTGACACATCCAATAGCCCCGCTGTACGACCATAAAGAAAGCCAACTCAAACCAGCCTGCGTTGACGCCTTGAGGAGGGTCTTCTATCTGTGCGACAGGGATCAAGACGGTTATCTCAACGATAAGGAGATGCACGATTTCCAGGCAAAGTCGTTCGATAAGCCGCTGCTCCCAGGAGAGCTGGAGAACATCAAGGCTGTTGTCAGCAAAGCCGTACCAACTTGTGACATAAGCAAGGGGCTGGATTTACAATGCTTCTTGCAGCTGAACAAGCTTTACGCTGAGAAGGGTCGCCATGAGACCATTTGGATTATTCTCCGAAAACACCATTACACTGACAGTTTAAGTTTGGAGGATGGCTTTTTACAACCGAAGCTGGATGTGCCAGAATATGCCTCGACTGAGCTTAGTCCAGCTGGCTACCGCTTTTTCATGGAtctcttcttgatctttgACAAGGACAACGACGGAGGTCTCAACGACCAGGAGCTGGCAGCCTTGTTCGCTCCCACCCCTGGATTACCACCATCATGGGTGGAAACATCGTTCCCATCCTCCACTGTCCGGAACGAGGCCGGGCACATCACGCTTCAGGGATGGCTGGCACAATGGAGCATGACCACGTTTCTAgaaccaaaaacaacacTCGAATATCTTGCCTACCTAGGCTTTGAGGGTCCAAACGCCCGGGActcaaccacagcagccctcaaaatcaccaaaccccGCAAACGAAGGCGCAGACCAGGCCGTGTAGACCGCAACGTTGTCCTCTGCTACATCCTAggctcctctgcctctgggAAATCAACCCTGCTCAacgccttcctcaaccgCCCCTTTGACGCCCTTTaccatcccaccatcaaacCCCGCCGCGCAGTCAACAGCGTCGAACTGGGAGGTGGAAAGCAATGCTACCTCATCCTCGAAGAACTCGGCGAGCTCGAGCCCGCCATCTTGGAAAACCAAGCCAAACTCGACGCGTGCGATCTCATCTGCTACGCTTATGACTCTTCCGACCCGGAATCTTTTTCTCACATTGTCGAGTTGCGCAAACGGTACCCGCAGCTTGACGAACTGCCTGCTATATACACGGCGCTCAAGGCCGACTGCGACAAGACGACGCAAAGGAGCGAGCTGCAGCCTGATGCGTATACCGCGGCGCTGAATATGTCTGCTCCGCTGCATGTGAGTGTTACGTGGCATAGTATCAGTGAGCTGTTTGTTGCGCTGGCCGAGGCGGCGACGAACCCGAGTACTGCGTTTCcgaagacggaggaggcgcCGGATCGGACGAGCTTGTATATGGCGTTGGGCGCGACGACTTGCGCGGCGTTGGCGGCGTTTatgatttggaggaggtcgacaAGTTCGGTGTGA
- the RPN7 gene encoding proteasome regulatory particle subunit (COG:O; EggNog:ENOG503NURT; BUSCO:EOG09260Y2Q) — protein MGSDPQYAKWPLLPLAQHVFTLTNPYASKPLQQSAAKALQDAITEHKMAPFYKYLAHPTEGILNSVGEGSSNVPGKAPSRKNSVAAGMINTKNPTSSINLPWDEALYQQLHADNEKELEEFQKEEDEAVEKAGDTEIQAARGKRAEFWARVGDKDKAIAAHEDIFEKIGVLGTKIDLVLAIIRMGLFYGDKQLVKKQVARAKTLVETGGDWDRRNRLKAYEGLHNLTVRSYNLAAPLLLDSLSTFTSYELCTYSNLVVYAVLAGSVSLKRVDFKSKVVDAPEIKAILGDGEDKLLALSGAISAGPGVDAEMQDASSAPSTAKTTVVNLTTLGSSTEQAEAEMSVDFGSLAQLVSSLYNGRYKLFFQALALVEEQFLTQDRYLHEHKNWFVREMRLRAYQQLLQSYRVVGLDSMANDFGITVDFLDRDLAKFIAAGRIPCTIDRVSGRGVIETNRPDDKNKQYQDVVRQGDQLITKLQKYGQAVRLRGSERA, from the exons ATGGGCTCAGATCCTCAATACGCGAAATGGCCTCTTCTGCCCCTCGCCCAGCATGTCTTCACCCTCACGAACCCATACGCCTCAAAGCCCCTCCAGCAATCCGCCGCCAAGGCCCTTCAGGATGCCATCACCGAGCACAAGATGGCCCCCTTCTACAAGTATCTTGCCCACCCCACAGAAGGCATCTTGAATTCCGTAGGGGAGGGTAGTTCAAATGTGCCCGGAAAGGCCCCCAGCAGGAAGAACAGCGTCGCCGCCGGCATGatcaacaccaagaaccCCACCTCGAGCATAAACCTACCCTGGGATGAGGCCCTGTACCAACAACTGCACGCCGATAAcgagaaggagttggaggagtttcagaaggaggaggatgaggcggTTGAGAAGGCGGGTGATACCGAGATTCAGGCTGCGCGGGGCAAGAGGGCTGAGTTCTGGGCTCGGGTTGGTGACAAG GACAAAGCCATCGCCGCCCACGAAGACATCTTTGAGAAAATCGGCGTCCTCGGCACCAAGatcgacctcgtcctcgcgATAATCCGCATGGGTCTCTTCTACGGCGACAAGCAGCTCGTTAAGAAGCAAGTCGCGCGGGCCAAGACCCTGGTCGAGACGGGTGGTGATTGGGACAGACGCAACAGACTTAAGGCGTATGAGGGTCTACACAATCTCACGGTTCGCAGCTACAATCTCGccgctcccctcctcctcgactcctTGTCTACTTTTACCTCGTACGAACTCTGCACCTACTCCAACCTGGTCGTCTACGCTGTCTTGGCCGGCTCCGTCTCTCTTAAGCGTGTGGACTTCAAGTCCAAGGTTGTCGACGCCCCAGAGATCAAGGCTattcttggcgatggcgaggacaAGCTCCTTGCTCTGTCGGGGGCTATCTCTGCCGGTCCTGGTGTGGATGCGGAGATGCAAGATGCTAGCAGTGCGCCCTCTACGGCCAAGACTACCGTCGTCAATCTTACCACCTTGGGATCCAGCACTGAGCAGGCCGAGGCGGAGATGTCTGTTGATTTCGGGAGCTTGGCCCAGCTGGTTAGTTCCTTGTATAACGGGCGGTATAAGCTCTTCTTCCAGGCTCTGGccctggtggaggagcagttCCTTACGCAAGATCGCTACCTTCACGAGCACAAGAACTGGTTTGTGCGGGAGATGCGGCTGAGGGCGTATCAGCAGTTGCTGCAGAGTTATAGGGTTGTGGGGTTGGACAGCATGGCGAATGACTTTGGGATTACGGTGGACTTTTTGGATCG TGACCTCGCCAAGTTCATTGCCGCTGGCCGCATTCCCTGCACGATTGACCGTGTCAGTGGGCGTGGTGTGATTGAGACGAACCGCCCAGATGATAAGAATAAACAGTATCAGGATGTGGTGCGCCAGGGTGATCAGTTGATCACCAAGCTGCAGAAGTATGGGCAGGCGGTTAGGCTGAGGGGGAGTGAGAGAGCTTAG